A genomic region of Mus musculus strain C57BL/6J chromosome 7, GRCm38.p6 C57BL/6J contains the following coding sequences:
- the Vsig10l gene encoding V-set and immunoglobulin domain-containing protein 10-like isoform 2 (isoform 2 is encoded by transcript variant 2) — translation MGLSWALLPFLLLDSQDPDKDSGLPFLVKTPASQISVQTPDTKVPTKASGSKLSLEHHNLEPGSKISSEIYQAASFPQQVGGPLAVLVGTTIRLPLTPVPSSSPPAPLVVWRRGSKVLAAGGLGSQAPLISLDPMHQARLRFDQIRGGLELTSARLDDAGVYTVEVIRGGVSQQIREFVVGVFEPLPQLSVQPRAPETEEGAAELRLSCVGWNPGSGKLSWSRDGRALGTSDPEGAEPPRIRTERDQLLISRPVRSDHARYTCQVRSPFGHTEAAADVSVFYGPDAPVIRVSSDRDASPALYVTAGSNVTLHCSAPSRPPADIAWSLADPTEAAVPAGPRLLLPAVGPGHGGAYACIAANPRTGHRRRSVFNLTVADLPPGAPQCSVEGGPVDRSLRFRCSWPGGVPAASLQFQGLPEGVRAGPVPSTLLVTVPARPELSGVAVTCLARHLVATRTCTIIPEAPQEVLLQPIVEETQPGDVVVALEVTGCPPPSRASWARQGRPLAPGGGGRLQLSQDGRKLLINNFSLDWDLGNYSVLCSSALGAGGNQITLTGPSISSWRLQRAQEAAVLTWDVERGTLLTGFHIQAWTDSSEVDRVTMSRDWVSLLILGPQERSAIVPLPPRNPGTWAFRILPILGSLPGTPSQSRVYQAGSDLSPGAIAGIVLGSLLGLALLAGLLILCICCLRRYPGRASVKKQHSLTLAPVLTPPAKKIQSLTPVQTPRPLPIKTKMQSPHPAKAQQVISPSPTLCPGGSPWTVRAATQV, via the exons ATGGGCCTCTCGTGGGCTCTGCTGCCCTTCCTACTCCTGG ATTCTCAAGATCCTGACAAAGACTCTGGGCTTCCCTTCCTCGTCAAGACTCCAGCTTCACAAATATCAGTTCAAACTCCAGACACCAAAGTACCTACCAAGGCCTCAGGTTCAAAGCTATCCCTGGAGCATCACAACCTTGAACCTGGATCCAaaatttcttcagagatttaCCAAGCTGCAAGCTTTCCTCAGCAAGTGGGGGGACCCCTGGCTGTGCTAGTGGGAACCACCATCAGGCTCCCCTTGACCCCGGTCCCCAGCTCCAGTCCCCCTGCTCCTCTGGTGGTCTGGCGCCGGGGTTCCAAGGTATTGGCAGCTGGGGGTCTGGGGTCACAGGCTCCACTAATTAGTCTGGACCCCATGCATCAAGCCCGCCTGAGATTTGACCAGATTCGAGGGGGTCTGGAACTCACCTCTGCCCGGCTGGATGATGCAGGGGTGTACACAGTTGAGGTCATCAGGGGAGGAGTCTCCCAGCAGATTCGAGAGTTTGTGGTGGGTGTATTTG AGCCCTTGCCCCAGTTGTCAGTACAGCCCAGGGCGccagagacagaagaaggagCAGCCGAGCTGCGGCTAAGCTGCGTGGGGTGGAACCCAGGTAGCGGGAAGCTGAGCTGGAGTAGAGACGGACGAGCCCTGGGCACCTCAGACCCTGAAGGCGCAGAGCCACCTCGCATCCGCACAGAACGGGACCAGCTGCTCATCTCACGTCCGGTACGCAGCGACCACGCCCGGTACACTTGCCAGGTCCGAAGCCCCTTTGGCCACACCGAAGCTGCAGCTGACGTCAGTGTTTTCT ACGGCCCGGACGCTCCTGTCATTAGGGTCTCCTCGGACCGGGATGCCAGTCCTGCGCTCTACGTCACTGCGGGCAGCAATGTGACCTTGCATTGCTCGGCCCCCTCGCGGCCGCCCGCGGACATCGCGTGGAGTCTGGCAGACCCCACAGAGGCCGCAGTGCCTGCGGGGCCTCGCCTCCTGCTGCCCGCTGTGGGGCCAGGCCATGGCGGCGCTTACGCCTGCATCGCCGCGAACCCTCGCACTGGCCACCGCCGGCGTTCAGTGTTCAACCTCACTGTGGCGG ATCTGCCCCCCGGAGCCCCACAATGCTCAGTTGAAGGAGGTCCTGTGGACCGCAGCCTCCGCTTTCGCTGCTCCTGGCCTGGCGGGGTCCCTGCCGCCTCCCTGCAGTTCCAGGGTCTTCCCGAAGGCGTCCGAGCGGGACCGGTGCCATCTACGCTCCTGGTGACTGTCCCCGCCCGCCCGGAGCTCAGCGGCGTCGCCGTCACCTGCCTGGCCCGCCACCTGGTGGCCACACGTACATGCACGATCATCCCGG AAGCCCCCCAGGAAGTGCTGCTCCAGCCCATAGTAGAGGAGACACAGCCAGGGGATGTGGTGGTGGCACTGGAGGTCACCGGCTGTCCCCCACCCTCAAGAGCATCCTGGGCTCGGCAAGGACGGCCCCTGGCTCCAGGTGGTGGGGGCCGACTACAGCTTAGCCAGGATGGCCGAAAGCTCCTCATCAACAACTTCAGCCTGGATTGGGACCTGGGGAATTATTCTGTGCTGTGCAGCAGCGCACTGGGTGCTGGGGGCAACCAGATCACCCTCACAG GGCCCTCTATTTCTTCCTGGAGGCTGCAGAGAGCCCAGGAAGCTGCAGTGCTCACCTGGGATGTAGAGCGAGGCACTCTCCTCACTGGCTTTCACATCCAGGCATGGACAGATAGCTCTGAAGTGGACAGAGTCACCATGAGTAGAGACTGGGTCTCCCTGCTCATTCTGGGCCCTCAGGAGCGATCAGCCATAGTGCCACTCCCTCCTCGGAACCCTGGGACCTGGGCTTTTCGCATCTTGCCCATCTTGGGGTCTCTGCCAGGGACCCCATCCCAAAGCCGAGTCTACCAGGCAG GCTCTGACCTGAGTCCAGGGGCCATCGCTGGCATCGTCCTTGGCTCCCTATTGGGCTTGGCGCTGCTGGCTGGCCTTCTCATCCTATGTATCTGCTGCCTGAGGCGTTACCCAG GAAGGGCTTCTGTGAAGAAGCAGCACTCGCTGACCTTGGCTCCCGTGCTCACCCCACCAGCAAAAAAGATACAGAGTTTGACCCCAGTGCAGACCCCACGGCCCCTTCCCATCAAAACCAAGATGCAGAGCCCTCACCCAGCCAAGGCCCAACAA GTCATCAGCCCCAGTCCAACTCTCTGTCCAGGTGGCAGCCCATGGACTGTTCGGGCAGCCACCCAGGTGTGA
- the Etfb gene encoding electron transfer flavoprotein subunit beta, whose protein sequence is MAELRALVAVKRVIDFAVKIRVKPDKSGVVTDGVKHSMNPFCEIAVEEAVRLKEKKLVKEIIAVSCGPSQCQETIRTALAMGADRGIHVEIPGAQAESLGPLQVARVLAKLAEKEKVDLLFLGKQAIDDDCNQTGQMTAGLLDWPQGTFASQVTLEGDKVKVEREIDGGLETLRLKLPAVVTADLRLNEPRYATLPNIMKAKKKKIEVVKAGDLGVDLTSKVSVISVEEPPQRSAGVKVETTEDLVAKLKEVGRI, encoded by the exons ATTCGGGTAAAGCCGGACAAGTCTGGAGTGGTCACTGATGGTGTGAAGCACTCCATGAACCCCTTCTGTGAGATTGCAGTGGAAGAGGCTGTGCGGCTAAAGGAGAAGAAACTGGTGAAGGAGATCATTGCCGTCAGCTGTGGCCCCTCACAGTGCCAG GAGACCATCCGAACTGCTCTGGCCATGGGTGCAGACAgaggcatccacgtggagatacCAGGGGCACAGGCAGAAAGCTTAGGCCCCCTGCAGGTGGCCCGGGTCCTGGCCAAGCTGGctgaaaaggagaaagtggacCTTTTGTTCCTGGGCAAGCAG GCTATTGATGATGACTGTAACCAGACAGGTCAGATGACAGCTGGACTTCTGGACTGGCCGCAG GGTACATTCGCCTCTCAGGTGACACTGGAGGGGGACAAGGTAAAAGTGGAACGGGAAATTGACGGGGGTCTGGAGACCCTTCGCCTGAAGCTGCCCGCTGTGGTGACTGCTGACCTAAGGCTCAATGAGCCTCGCTATGCCACCCTGCCCAACATCATG AAagccaagaagaagaagattgaAGTGGTCAAGGCTGGAGACCTGGGCGTGGACCTGACCTCCAAGGTCTCTGTGATCAGTGTGGAAGAGCCCCCTCAGCGCTCAGCAGGAGTCAAGGTGGAGACCACAGAAGACCTGGTGGCCAAGCTGAAGGAGGTGGGGCGGATCTGA
- the Vsig10l gene encoding V-set and immunoglobulin domain-containing protein 10-like isoform 1 precursor (isoform 1 precursor is encoded by transcript variant 1): MGLSWALLPFLLLAFRAELLALQPALGSQPPSASSSHSMGSSRDFVSNVSSSQHPQPPGSEASAGIPDSNRFPQGLNSSHVPGLFRTNVSAEEQYLSPDVTSSETPPSRVSLDGLDSQDPDKDSGLPFLVKTPASQISVQTPDTKVPTKASGSKLSLEHHNLEPGSKISSEIYQAASFPQQVGGPLAVLVGTTIRLPLTPVPSSSPPAPLVVWRRGSKVLAAGGLGSQAPLISLDPMHQARLRFDQIRGGLELTSARLDDAGVYTVEVIRGGVSQQIREFVVGVFEPLPQLSVQPRAPETEEGAAELRLSCVGWNPGSGKLSWSRDGRALGTSDPEGAEPPRIRTERDQLLISRPVRSDHARYTCQVRSPFGHTEAAADVSVFYGPDAPVIRVSSDRDASPALYVTAGSNVTLHCSAPSRPPADIAWSLADPTEAAVPAGPRLLLPAVGPGHGGAYACIAANPRTGHRRRSVFNLTVADLPPGAPQCSVEGGPVDRSLRFRCSWPGGVPAASLQFQGLPEGVRAGPVPSTLLVTVPARPELSGVAVTCLARHLVATRTCTIIPEAPQEVLLQPIVEETQPGDVVVALEVTGCPPPSRASWARQGRPLAPGGGGRLQLSQDGRKLLINNFSLDWDLGNYSVLCSSALGAGGNQITLTGPSISSWRLQRAQEAAVLTWDVERGTLLTGFHIQAWTDSSEVDRVTMSRDWVSLLILGPQERSAIVPLPPRNPGTWAFRILPILGSLPGTPSQSRVYQAGSDLSPGAIAGIVLGSLLGLALLAGLLILCICCLRRYPGRASVKKQHSLTLAPVLTPPAKKIQSLTPVQTPRPLPIKTKMQSPHPAKAQQVISPSPTLCPGGSPWTVRAATQV; this comes from the exons ATGGGCCTCTCGTGGGCTCTGCTGCCCTTCCTACTCCTGG CCTTCAGAGCTGAGCTCCTTGCCCTCCAGCCAGCTTTGGGCTCTCAGccaccctctgcctcctcctcacaCTCCATGGGCTCCTCTCGGGACTTTGTTTCAAACGTCTCCTCCAGCCAGCACCCCCAGCCGCCAGGTTCAGAAGCCTCTGCTGGAATCCCTGATTCCAACCGGTTTCCTCAGGGGCTGAATTCAAGCCATGTGCCTGGATTATTCAGGACCAATGTTTCCGCTGAGGAACAGTATCTCAGCCCTGATGTCACCTCCTCTGAAACCCCTCCTTCCAGAGTGTCTCTTGATGGTTTAGATTCTCAAGATCCTGACAAAGACTCTGGGCTTCCCTTCCTCGTCAAGACTCCAGCTTCACAAATATCAGTTCAAACTCCAGACACCAAAGTACCTACCAAGGCCTCAGGTTCAAAGCTATCCCTGGAGCATCACAACCTTGAACCTGGATCCAaaatttcttcagagatttaCCAAGCTGCAAGCTTTCCTCAGCAAGTGGGGGGACCCCTGGCTGTGCTAGTGGGAACCACCATCAGGCTCCCCTTGACCCCGGTCCCCAGCTCCAGTCCCCCTGCTCCTCTGGTGGTCTGGCGCCGGGGTTCCAAGGTATTGGCAGCTGGGGGTCTGGGGTCACAGGCTCCACTAATTAGTCTGGACCCCATGCATCAAGCCCGCCTGAGATTTGACCAGATTCGAGGGGGTCTGGAACTCACCTCTGCCCGGCTGGATGATGCAGGGGTGTACACAGTTGAGGTCATCAGGGGAGGAGTCTCCCAGCAGATTCGAGAGTTTGTGGTGGGTGTATTTG AGCCCTTGCCCCAGTTGTCAGTACAGCCCAGGGCGccagagacagaagaaggagCAGCCGAGCTGCGGCTAAGCTGCGTGGGGTGGAACCCAGGTAGCGGGAAGCTGAGCTGGAGTAGAGACGGACGAGCCCTGGGCACCTCAGACCCTGAAGGCGCAGAGCCACCTCGCATCCGCACAGAACGGGACCAGCTGCTCATCTCACGTCCGGTACGCAGCGACCACGCCCGGTACACTTGCCAGGTCCGAAGCCCCTTTGGCCACACCGAAGCTGCAGCTGACGTCAGTGTTTTCT ACGGCCCGGACGCTCCTGTCATTAGGGTCTCCTCGGACCGGGATGCCAGTCCTGCGCTCTACGTCACTGCGGGCAGCAATGTGACCTTGCATTGCTCGGCCCCCTCGCGGCCGCCCGCGGACATCGCGTGGAGTCTGGCAGACCCCACAGAGGCCGCAGTGCCTGCGGGGCCTCGCCTCCTGCTGCCCGCTGTGGGGCCAGGCCATGGCGGCGCTTACGCCTGCATCGCCGCGAACCCTCGCACTGGCCACCGCCGGCGTTCAGTGTTCAACCTCACTGTGGCGG ATCTGCCCCCCGGAGCCCCACAATGCTCAGTTGAAGGAGGTCCTGTGGACCGCAGCCTCCGCTTTCGCTGCTCCTGGCCTGGCGGGGTCCCTGCCGCCTCCCTGCAGTTCCAGGGTCTTCCCGAAGGCGTCCGAGCGGGACCGGTGCCATCTACGCTCCTGGTGACTGTCCCCGCCCGCCCGGAGCTCAGCGGCGTCGCCGTCACCTGCCTGGCCCGCCACCTGGTGGCCACACGTACATGCACGATCATCCCGG AAGCCCCCCAGGAAGTGCTGCTCCAGCCCATAGTAGAGGAGACACAGCCAGGGGATGTGGTGGTGGCACTGGAGGTCACCGGCTGTCCCCCACCCTCAAGAGCATCCTGGGCTCGGCAAGGACGGCCCCTGGCTCCAGGTGGTGGGGGCCGACTACAGCTTAGCCAGGATGGCCGAAAGCTCCTCATCAACAACTTCAGCCTGGATTGGGACCTGGGGAATTATTCTGTGCTGTGCAGCAGCGCACTGGGTGCTGGGGGCAACCAGATCACCCTCACAG GGCCCTCTATTTCTTCCTGGAGGCTGCAGAGAGCCCAGGAAGCTGCAGTGCTCACCTGGGATGTAGAGCGAGGCACTCTCCTCACTGGCTTTCACATCCAGGCATGGACAGATAGCTCTGAAGTGGACAGAGTCACCATGAGTAGAGACTGGGTCTCCCTGCTCATTCTGGGCCCTCAGGAGCGATCAGCCATAGTGCCACTCCCTCCTCGGAACCCTGGGACCTGGGCTTTTCGCATCTTGCCCATCTTGGGGTCTCTGCCAGGGACCCCATCCCAAAGCCGAGTCTACCAGGCAG GCTCTGACCTGAGTCCAGGGGCCATCGCTGGCATCGTCCTTGGCTCCCTATTGGGCTTGGCGCTGCTGGCTGGCCTTCTCATCCTATGTATCTGCTGCCTGAGGCGTTACCCAG GAAGGGCTTCTGTGAAGAAGCAGCACTCGCTGACCTTGGCTCCCGTGCTCACCCCACCAGCAAAAAAGATACAGAGTTTGACCCCAGTGCAGACCCCACGGCCCCTTCCCATCAAAACCAAGATGCAGAGCCCTCACCCAGCCAAGGCCCAACAA GTCATCAGCCCCAGTCCAACTCTCTGTCCAGGTGGCAGCCCATGGACTGTTCGGGCAGCCACCCAGGTGTGA